Proteins from a genomic interval of Yarrowia lipolytica chromosome 1E, complete sequence:
- a CDS encoding uncharacterized protein (Compare to YALI0E33774g, similar to uniprot|P22219 Saccharomyces cerevisiae YBR097w VPS15 ser/thr protein kinase, similar to Saccharomyces cerevisiae VPS15 (YBR097W); ancestral locus Anc_3.339): MGAQISLVSTSAATVSIEAYVAELNDILYEKKLGNSRFLKTIQGSRIDSNESVIVKVFIKPSPRVDLSSYGKQLENQRKLLADVPNAAPYQRLLETERAGYLVRQNFKTNLYDRISTRPFLDLTEKKWIAFQLLKGLEQCHARGVFHGDIKSENTLVTSWNWALLSDFAPFKPVSLPSDDPSFFSFFFDTSLRRTCYLAPERFADVNSSSPQSAPQEMELTGAHDVFSLGCVIAELFCEGTPIFSLSQLYKYRQGEYEPQLDGIEDEGTRDMVRSMISLKPEDRLSASEYLNQFKGSAFPPEFYDFVYDFISSLTYMKGPTACDDRIESIHLNFKMTPEWGVPKKSDLAFALPPTEESVTINLPGVKDWVIRDLQHEADELPLIYLSVIFTALKHTTSSISRIKACDLILMFSQFVNDEVRLDRTLPYLVSLLNDSVAVVQVAAIRSVAHLMKMVQAITPLNKTVFSEYLVPRLLPLINSNEVIVREALALYLPLFAKTAGRLANMTTTINGNKTQNVNTEREELVESFEDCAVGLITDTEPVVKVALLKNILDLAVFFGKRRTNDVLLSHLITYLNDRNYALRLAFFDAMLELAPFIGAVSLERYILPLMIQTLADSEEAVVHKIMSVLCVFAELGLIRKAVIWETTGIALKLTLSPNNWIRLAAFKFVHVCSLWLNTAEKFCLLFPAVRPYLANDVTDFDLETLYFNSKKPLSRAVFSLAITWAGKKSSNSLFWDMDSKPTPHESLAQSLVLSQLPGQMSNFAVSTVKMDASNMTYDSIPRSPEDDIWIGKLQNIGFDTADLWKLATMRPYILQLAGQIAQTREENDAGALDLDGVPLNNIFLKEGVTFPDETKPATFSSYDGKDVYVQQMLHQAYLEASESIRENPEGAVETQTMNSKRWKPTGTLVAISNEHTAQINRIVVSHNQQVFATGSDDGTVRIWESDKLEKNVIFKSCLTIDLQSKVKALAFATTNILVAATESSKLVLIKLVFEKERCKRYEIMYTHKLPSGYCTWLELHRQTMVMCTTRGRVEALDIRGIEEGSVSLTLLYSLENPPHYGVPTTFAVDKRGNWLVVGTSRGILTLWDLRFQLLVKSWGIPGRKTIHRICLQPRGRGKRIFVSGGSSGGLVTVWDIERGTCSEIYQPYNSTVDTMNFEPVQVDSEEFQSFYGEAVADEGILEEDIQDGEDSKSLIATSLTLTDDGKYAYFVYSTSDRIVRLCDISSPENSCVVCGLDEDGCRVQYSRFQSHPKMVTISEKLVSPVVNKKRVGKPSRFSIISAEQQRSFKNHQDLITDTAILLRPYEMILSVDRSGYLRVFS; this comes from the exons ATGGGAGCACAGATATCGTTGGTATCGACGTCTGCTGCCACAGTCAGTATCGAGGCCTATGTGGCAGAGCTCAACGACATTCTCTATGAAAAGAAGCTTGGCAACTCTCGGTTTCTCAAGACCATCCAAGGCTCGAGGATAGACAGCAATGAGAGCGTGATTGTCAAGGTATTCATTAAGCCCAGTCCACGGGTGGATCTGAGCAGCTACGGAAAGCAGCTTGAAA ACCAACGGAAGCTATTGGCAGATGTGCCCAATGCAGCACCTTACCAGCGACTATTGGAGACGGAGCGAGCAGGATATCTGGTGAGGCAGAATTTTAAGACCAATCTTTACGACCGAATCAGCACCCGACCGTTTCTGGATCTCaccgagaagaagtggaTTGCATTTCAACTGCTCAAGGGCCTAGAGCAGTGTCACGCCCGAGGCGTGTTCCATGGTGACATCAAGAGTGAAAACACGCTTGTGACGTCGTGGAACTGGGCTTTGTTATCGGATTTTGCACCCTTTAAGCCAGTTAGCTTGCCGTCAGACGACCCTtcgttcttctcctttttcTTCGACACCTCATTACGGCGAACATGTTATCTTGCGCCTGAGCGCTTCGCAGACGTCAATTCTTCCAGTCCCCAGAGCGCGCCCCAGGAGATGGAGCTTACCGGAGCTCATGATGTGTTCAGTTTGGGATGCGTGATTGCAGAGCTGTTCTGTGAAGGTACCCCTATTTTCTCCCTGTCACaactctacaagtatcgcCAAGGCGAGTACGAGCCGCAGCTGGATGGAATCGAGGACGAAGGAACACGGGATATGGTACGAAGCATGATATCTCTCAAGCCTGAAGACCGGCTTAGTGCATCTGAATATCTGAACCAGTTCAAGGGATCTGCATTTCCTCCAGAGTTCTACGACTTTGTGTACGACTTCATTTCGTCATTGACGTACATGAAGGGCCCCACGGCGTGCGACGACCGAATTGAAAGCATTCACCTCAACTTCAAAATGACACCCGAGTGGGGTGTGCCAAAGAAGTCGGACTTGGCATTTGCTCTGCCACCCACAGAGGAGAGCGTCACAATCAACCTACCAGGTGTCAAGGATTGGGTTATCAGAGACCTTCAGCACGAAGCAGATGAACTTCCCTTAATTTATTTATCGGTCATTTTCACGGCCCTTAAACACACTACCTCCTCCATCAGTCGAATAAAGGCCTGTGACCTCATTCTCATGTTCTCGCAATTTGTCAACGATGAGGTTCGACTCGACAGAACTTTACCTTATCTGGTTTCTCTTCTCAACGACTCAGTGGCTGTTGTTCAGGTAGCTGCCATCCGCAGTGTGGCTCATCTCATGAAAATGGTCCAAGCTATCACTCCTTTGAACAAGACTGTCTTCTCCGAGTACCTGGTACCTAGATTATTGCCACTAATCAATTCTAATGAGGTGATTGTAAGAGAAGCTCTGGCTCTTTATCTCCCCTTGTTTGCCAAGACTGCTGGCCGTCTGGCTAACATGACTACAACCATAAACGGCAACAAGACACAGAACGTTAATACTGAGAGggaggagttggtggagtcTTTTGAAGACTGTGCGGTTGGACTGAtcacagacacagagccAGTCGTCAAGGTAGCACTACTGAAGAACATCCTGGACCTTGCTGTTTTCTTTGGCAAGCGAAGAACCAATGATGTGCTTCTCAGTCATCTCATCACATATCTCAATGACCGAAATTACGCCTTGAGATTGGCATTTTTCGATGCCATGCTAGAATTGGCTCCTTTTATCGGTGCAGTGTCGTTGGAGCGATACATACTCCCACTCATGATTCAGACTCTCGCTGACAGCGAAGAGGCCGTTGTGCATAAGATCATGAGcgtgttgtgtgtgttcGCCGAGCTGGGGCTAATTCGAAAGGCAGTCATTTGGGAGACTACTGGAATTGCTCTCAAGCTCACTCTGAGTCCCAACAACTGGATCCGGTTGGCTGCCTTCAAGTTTGTCCATGTCTGTTCGCTGTGGCTGAACACTGCTGAGAAGTTCTGTCTCTTGTTTCCCGCTGTTCGTCCATACCTGGCAAACGATGTGACAGATTTCGATCTTGAGACTCTGTACTTCAATTCCAAGAAGCCGCTCAGCCGAGCAGTGTTTTCTCTGGCTATCACGTGGGCTGGAAAGAAGAGCTCCAACTCACTTTTCTGGGATATGGATTCAAAACCCACGCCCCATGAGTCCCTTGCTCAAAGTCTTGTTCTTTCTCAACTTCCCGGTCAAATGAGCAACTTTGCTGTGAGCACTGTCAAGATGGACGCCAGCAACATGACGTACGACTCTATTCCTCGGTCCCCAGAAGACGATATCTGGATTGGAAAACTGCAAAATATTGGTTTCGATACAGCAGATCTCTGGAAGCTTGCAACCATGAGACCATACATCTTGCAATTGGCAGGTCAGATTGCACAAACCAGGGAGGAGAACGACGCTGGAGCTCTGGATCTCGATGGAGTTCCACTTAACAACATCTTCTTGAAAGAGGGCGTGACCTTCCCTGATGAAACCAAACCTGCCACATTCTCCAGTTATGACGGCAAGGACGTCTATGTTCAGCAGATGCTTCACCAAGCTTACCTGGAAGCCTCCGAGTCTATCAGAGAGAACCCCGAGGGCGCTGTTGAGACTCAGACTATGAACTCGAAGCGATGGAAGCCTACTGGTACACTGGTCGCCATCTCCAACGAACACACGGCTCAGATTAACCGAATAGTCGTTAGCCACAATCAGCAGGTGTTTGCTACTGGCTCTGACGACGGCACTGTCAGGATATGGGAGAGTGACAAGCTCGAGAAGAACGTAATCTTCAAGAGCTGTCTTACTATTGACCTCCAATCAAAGGTCAAGGCACTTGCATTCGCCACAACCAATATCCTTGTTGCAGCCACCGAGTCCTCAAAGTTGGTGTTAATCAAACTTGTATTCGAAAAGGAGAGATGCAAGCGATACGAGATCATGTATACCCACAAGCTCCCTAGTGGCTACTGCACCTGGCTGGAGCTGCATAGACAAACCATGGTCATGTGCACTACCAGAGGCCGTGTTGAGGCTCTGGATATCAGAGGTATCGAGGAAGGCTCTGTATCTCTTACCTTGCTTTATTCTCTCGAGAACCCCCCTCACTACGGTGTCCCCACAACCTTTGCAGTTGATAAGAGAGGCAATTGGCTTGTTGTTGGAACGTCTCGAGGTATTCTTACTCTCTGGGACCTTCGATTCCAGTTGCTGGTCAAGTCTTGGGGCATTCCAGGTCGAAAGACCATACATCGTATCTGTCTGCAACCCAGAGGTCGTGGAAAGCGCATCTTCGTCTCTGGCGGCTCTTCTGGCGGTTTGGTGACCGTATGGGATATCGAACGAGGCACCTGCAGCGAGATTTATCAACCATACAACTCCACCGTCGACACCATGAACTTCGAGCCTGTCCAGGTAGACAGTGAAGAGTTCCAGAGCTTCTATGGTGAGGCTGTAGCCGATGAAGGTATTCTAGAGGAGGATATTCAAGACGGAGAGGACTCCAAGTCGCTAATTGCCACTTCTCTCACTCTCACTGACGATGGCAAGTATGCTTACTTTGTCTATTCAACCTCCGACAGAATTGTCCGTCTCTGCGACATAAGCTCGCCTGAGAACTCGTGCGTTGTGTGTGGACTAGACGAGGATGGCTGCCGAGTGCAATACTCGCGGTTCCAGTCTCATCCCAAGATGGTTACTATCAGTGAGAAGCTAGTGTCTCCCGTGGTGAACAAGAAACGCGTTGGAAAACCCTCTCGATTCTCCATCATTTCTGCTGAGCAACAACGGAGCTTCAAGAACCACCAGGATCTTATCACCGACACAGCTATTCTTTTGCGACCATACGAGATGATCCTGTCTGTGGATCGAAGTGGTTACCTCAGGGTCTTCTCCTAA
- a CDS encoding uncharacterized protein (Compare to YALI0E33803g, similar to Saccharomyces cerevisiae AKL1 (YBR059C); ancestral locus Anc_3.273, similar to uniprot|Q00772 Saccharomyces cerevisiae YHR030c SLT2 ser/thr protein kinase of MAP kinase family P108.1.f12.1) yields the protein MDFDLINVIRGPIELTNLHLQSFMYQLLCGVKYIHSGRVIHRDLKPGNLLVSRDGVVKICDFGLARGMNYDLNDKTQITAYVATRWYRAPELIMSYRNYTEAIDIWAVGCIFGELLGRHPLFQGQNPMDQLKKICKVVGIPSKPVLERMGIKKTWEVLESNMPQYTGIPYSKLFPDADFAALDLIGKLLRFDPTKRVSAVGALRHKYLANFQNSSSEAIMTSPVDFNFESLSFENLKAELEEEVRGFRREVRGIPPGGPIHPHRLYHQDYIHTR from the coding sequence ATGGACTTTGACCTCATTAACGTCATCAGAGGACCCATCGAGCTCACAaacctccacctccaaagCTTCATGTACCAGCTGTTGTGTGGAGTCAAGTATATCCACTCCGGCAGGGTCATCCACCGTGATCTCAAGCCTGGAAACCTCCTCGTCAGCCGAGATGGAGTTGTCAAGATCTGCGACTTTGGCCTGGCCCGAGGAATGAACTATGACCTCAATGACAAGACACAAATCACAGCCTACGTCGCCACGAGATGGTACCGTGCTCCGGAGCTGATCATGAGCTACCGAAACTACACGGAGGCCATCGACATATGGGCTGTCGGCTGCATATTTGGAGAGCTACTGGGTAGACACCCGCTCTTCCAAGGCCAGAACCCTATGGAtcagctcaagaagatctGCAAAGTGGTAGGGATCCCTTCCAAGCCAGTCTTGGAGCGCATGGGCATCAAGAAGACCTGGGAGGTGCTGGAATCCAACATGCCTCAGTATACGGGCATCCCATACTCCAAGTTGTTCCCCGATGCAGATTTTGCAGCGTTGGACCTGATTGGAAAGCTGCTTCGGTTCGACCCCACCAAGCGTGTGAGCGCTGTTGGAGCTCTGCGCCACAAGTACCTTGCCAATTTTCAAAACTCTTCCAGTGAGGCCATCATGACCAGCCCCGTCGATTTCAACTTTGAGTCGCTTAGTTTTGAGAACTTGAAAGCTGaactggaggaggaagtcCGGGGTTTCCGTCGTGAGGTTCGCGGAATCCCTCCAGGAGGTCCCATTCATCCCCACCGTCTCTATCACCAAGACTACATTCACACACGGTAA
- a CDS encoding uncharacterized protein (Compare to YALI0E33825g, weakly similar to wi|NCU04826.1 Neurospora crassa NCU04826.1) translates to MSYTRGTRKKHLARHRSTPVLANNSRWSDTSSLGAMDSPKPPTATQKDLRRDISFHVATPDRSAFIGADDSPTSESGDQFFLSGWNGRVEDYSYQSIFSSDDGDSLTGSQFSAVLASAPHVFVRPPFEAVGESAFENSDSDSLPHSSMNTTIDKDVHRFPSTSPLYTKDPPTAAPTTLGAHQEASHIPQDIPDPQQAYFDYASDSGSDLSSCATTPTNTSAIRHRHSLTLSPTMSGSTTSSNRQALDNISNRPNPRKRRKSWNPSESPVRGGTENHPIDNNAPVASSSVDMRSTSPSPAEAGTSSGPADTVQTSAAGEFSLHPTSLRSASAPGPVASSSADAPNRVTISKRVSFARIPVHTAATPPEPLPSTPSSLQEQRNTPGDLNQSRARTSAASTEPATPVSAPSTAPAPATSTPVARSALVSSAAERTPVTSAVVVYGQEPPAQEPPVQEMLVPESPVPEPPVPEPPVPEPPAQEPPVPGPPAQEPPVQETLVPESQVQEPPVPEPPMQEPSAQEPHVQEPRVEQEQPPQVAEENEPAVEEFHSPEEHLPMEDSCSTEESHPTEEPPSLDEQELRRHSDTFERSTREQHEGYRHRPNPVVTRYSSLSERCRRLFTALTAECNKVDALKTDVANLNQTITRLESTTVPKQDLVTASDTYAMLKEANTKLRCKLNSSKKDLLSTMTGLADRLEALHRGVQDAQSHDDGLWDDKDGVPSSLSCELERQEIKINETVDEANKLTLRIFKLTDEKNEQAGELEALQCNIKDSFTHSDNLKDQGVVDGVQKPGVQEPASVVDNIVVSGDPVQKSPHDVIDDEKDALRQSVERLEAQIVKLQRAEKVATKRIADSKATEVILRERIAGLEEKLEYSQETTKERMDELLGALDQAQQERTRAVADLEAKQEVLAEKSAQQLDLSACVTSLESQLKSAKIEKSQISSTLTSSQEEISVLTATVARLESAVKDKDDEILALSNQVKLGGSQASSKVRDLECQLEAVNKEFKQLENNHTHTKIALNVANRLKATGDENLAEAKAQIHQLKTQLETDHAQLLGEQEAAESGRKELEGQIRALAGQVLTCTAYTPIEVLLSGLQQSIDTLKTTQAELKRARASVSAKFKEECNRVESLQSQLSAEREDRERERLAHKSDLDSYVLMSETLQKENDDLSKAEASNAAKLLEATRARARLESSERVLAERCRSLEALQERESLHQSSNASESLRSAELNLLKREKERLQLSHDREIERLKLEIESERQRRLDSENELARGRRRETERHAESRHDSYRDSYRDYEPHRRRESGDNVRVNINIGSDSGYGGKDPALVSLARQKIEMFLANERYRRCAGSMTGAAHDDEYNRLQLYLVDSMGVEHARRILTMLTRQLGQPVTALPNEIDKLVGNKEVLRKSLEFIDDVVRYSNNDPDGPGIRAEPGSIQWSSNLNSEMSHLKRTLYKSHTGRRLRY, encoded by the coding sequence ATGTCTTACACTCGTGGCACTAGGAAGAAGCATCTGGCTCGACACAGGTCCACGCCAGTGTTGGCCAACAACTCACGCTGGAGCGACACATCTTCATTGGGTGCCATGGACTCGCCCAAGCCGCCGACTGCGACACAAAAAGATCTGAGACGCGACATCTCTTTCCATGTGGCAACCCCCGACCGAAGTGCATTTATTGGGGCTGATGACAGTCCGACCAGCGAGAGCGGAGACCAGTTTTTTCTCAGCGGCTGGAACGGACGAGTGGAAGATTACAGCTACCAGAGCATCTTCAGCAGCGACGACGGCGACTCGCTGACTGGCAGCCAGTTCAGCGCCGTTCTGGCGTCAGCTCCCCATGTGTTTGTAAGGCCCCCTTTTGAGGCTGTCGGAGAGTCTGCATTTGAGAATTCAGATTCAGACAGCCTGCCACACAGCTCCATGAACACGACCATTGATAAAGACGTCCACAGATTTCCCTCGACCTCTCCTCTTTATACCAAAGACCCCCCTACAGCTGCCCCCACCACTCTCGGAGCACACCAGGAAGCGTCCCACATCCCCCAAGACATTCCTGATCCCCAACAAGCCTACTTCGACTACGCTAGCGACTCCGGAAGTGATCTCTCCAGTTGCGCTACCACTCCCACAAACACTTCTGCCATCAGACACCGCCACAGCCTGACATTGTCACCAACCATGAGTGGATCCACGACAAGCTCGAACCGACAAGCGCTGGATAACATTTCCAATAGACCCAACCCTCGAAAGAGAAGAAAGTCCTGGAACCCTTCAGAGTCACCGGTGCGTGGGGGGACTGAAAACCACCCAATTGACAATAATGCCCCTGTCGCTTCGTCGTCTGTTGATATGAGATCTACTTCCCCCTCGCCCGCTGAGGCCGGTACGTCTTCCGGGCCAGCTGATACTGTGCAGACGAGCGCTGCTGGCGAGTTCTCTTTGCACCCCACGTCTCTCAGGTCGGCTTCTGCTCCCGGTCCTGTTGCATCCTCATCGGCGGATGCTCCGAACCGAGTGACCATTTCTAAAAGGGTTTCTTTTGCCAGAATACCTGTTCATACCGCTGCTACCCCCCCAGAGCCTCTTCCTTCCACGCCATCGTCTCTACAGGAACAGCGGAATACCCCTGGTGATCTTAACCAATCCCGTGCTCGTACATCTGCTGCTTCTACTGAGCCGGCTACCCCTGTTTCTGCTCCATCCACTGCACCCGCACCCGCTACTTCTACACCGGTAGCCAGGTCTGCCCTTGTTTCTTCGGCGGCTGAGAGGACGCCAGTCACTTCCGCGGTGGTCGTCTACGGCCAAGAGCCGCCAGCGCAAGAGCCTCCAGTGCAAGAGATGCTAGTGCCAGAATCTCCAGTGCCAGAGCCGCCAGtgccagagccaccagTGCCAGAGCCGCCAGCGCAAGAGCCTCCAGTGCCAGGACCGCCAGCGCAAGAGCCGCCAGTGCAAGAGACGCTAGTACCAGAATCTCAAGTGCAAGAGCCTCCAGTGCCAGAGCCGCCAATGCAAGAGCCGTCAGCGCAAGAACCGCATGTGCAAGAACCTCGAGTGGAACAAGAGCAGCCACCGCAAGTGGCAGAAGAAAATGAGCCTGCGGTAGAGGAATTTCATTCGCCAGAGGAGCATCTTCCTATGGAGGATTCTTGCTCAACCGAGGAATCCCACCCGACAGAGGAGCCTCCATCACTGGATGAACAGGAGTTGCGACGCCACTCTGACACGTTCGAGCGCTCGACTCGAGAGCAGCATGAGGGGTATCGTCATCGACCCAACCCTGTTGTTACGCGCTACTCATCTCTCTCCGAAAGGTGTAGACGTCTCTTCACTGCGCTGACTGCTGAGTGTAACAAGGTCGATGCTCTAAAGACCGATGTTGCGAACTTGAATCAGACCATTACGCGCCTGGAATCTACCACTGTGCCTAAACAGGATCTCGTGACTGCCTCTGATACCTACGCCATGTTGAAGGAAGCCAATACAAAACTCCGTTGCAAGCTGAATAGCAGTAAGAAGGATTTGCTGTCGACCATGACAGGATTGGCTGACCGCCTTGAAGCATTGCATCGTGGAGTGCAAGATGCCCAGAGCCATGATGATGGATTGTGGGACGATAAAGATGGAGTGCCGAGCTCTTTGTCATGCGAGCTTGAACGACAGGAGATCAAGATCAACGAGACTGTCGACGAGGCGAACAAGCTGACCTTGCGAATTTTTAAGCTGACAGATGAGAAGAACGAGCAGGCAGGGGAGCTGGAGGCGCTTCAATGCAATATCAAGGATTCCTTTACCCACAGTGATAATCTTAAAGACCAGGGCGTGGTAGATGGTGTTCAGAAGCCTGGCGTCCAGGAGCCTGCCAGCGTTGTCGATAACATTGTCGTGTCGGGAGATCCTGTACAGAAAAGCCCACATGATGTTATTGATGATGAGAAAGATGCACTGCGCCAGTCTGTCGAAAGGCTGGAAGCCCAGATCGTGAAACTTCAGCGTGCCGAGAAGGTCGCGACCAAGCGTATTGCGGACAGCAAGGCCACGGAAGTGATTCTTCGGGAAAGGATTGCCGGTCTCGAAGAGAAGCTCGAGTATTCACAGGAGACAACGAAGGAGAGGATGGATGAGCTGCTGGGTGCTCTCGATCAGGCTCAGCAGGAGAGGACACGGGCGGTGGCCGATCTTGAAGCGAAGCAGGAGGTTCTGGCGGAGAAGTCAGCCCAGCAGTTGGACCTTTCTGCCTGTGTCACTTCTTTGGAGTCTCAGCTCAAGAGTGCTAAGATCGAAAAATCTCAGATTAGCTCCACGCTTACCTCCAGTCAAGAGGAAATTTCCGTGCTGACGGCCACCGTGGCTCGACTGGAGTCTGCTGTaaaggacaaggacgatgAGATCTTAGCTCTGTCCAACCAGGTAAAGCTGGGTGGCAGCCAGGCTTCCAGCAAGGTCCGGGATCTGGAGTGTCAGCTTGAGGCGGTTAACAAGGAGTTTAAGCAACTCGAGAATAACCACACCCACACCAAAATTGCACTGAACGTTGCTAACCGTCTCAAGGCGACTGGGGACGAGAATCTCGCAGAGGCCAAAGCTCAGATCCACCAGCTCAAGACCCAATTGGAGACGGACCACGCGCAGCTTCTCGGCGAGCAGGAGGCGGCCGAGAGCGGTCGCAAGGAGCTTGAAGGGCAGATCCGGGCTCTTGCTGGTCAGGTGCTGACGTGCACGGCCTACACCCCCATCGAAGTTCTGCTCTCTGGACTTCAGCAGAGCatcgacactctcaagaCCACTCAAGCAGAGCTGAAGAGGGCCCGAGCGTCTGTCAGCgccaagttcaaggaggagtGCAACCGTGTCGAATCTCTGCAAAGCCAGCTTTCTGCCGAAAGAGAAGACCGAGAGCGGGAGAGGCTGGCTCATAAGTCCGACCTCGACTCCTACGTTCTCATGTCTGAGACTTTGCAGAAGGAGAACGACGATCTTTCCAAGGCTGAGGCTTCCAATGCTGCCAAGCTGTTGGAGGCGACTCGGGCCCGTGCGCGGCTGGAGTCTTCAGAGCGAGTTCTCGCCGAGCGTTGTCGATCTCTGGAGGCTCTTCAGGAGCGTGAGAGTCTTCACCAGTCTTCCAATGCCTCCGAGTCTCTTCGATCTGCTGAGCTGAACCTTCTCAAAcgggagaaggagcggCTGCAGCTGTCTCATGACCGTGAGATTGAACGTTTGAAGCTGGAGATCGAGAGCGAGAGACAGCGGCGTCTTGATTCCGAGAACGAGCTGGCCCGTGGACGACGTCGGGAGACCGAGCGGCATGCGGAGTCTCGTCACGACTCTTATCGAGACTCTTATCGAGACTACGAGCCTCATAGACGACGAGAGTCTGGCGACAACGTTCGAgtcaacatcaacattgGCTCCGACAGTGGTTACGGAGGCAAGGACCCTGCCCTGGTGTCTCTTGCTCGTCAGAAGATCGAGATGTTTCTGGCCAACGAGCGGTATCGTAGGTGTGCCGGGTCCATGACGGGAGCTGCACATGATGACGAGTACAACCGGCTGCAACTCTATCTAGTTGACTCGATGGGTGTCGAGCATGCTCGCAGGATTCTTACCATGTTGACCCGTCAGCTCGGTCAGCCCGTCACTGCTCTGCCCAATGAGATTGACAAGCTCGTTGgcaacaaggaggtgctCAGAAAGTCACTCGAGTTCATTGACGACGTGGTTCGGTACTCTAACAACGATCCTGATGGCCCTGGAATTCGAGCAGAGCCTGGATCTATTCAGTGGTCTTCCAACCTCAACAGTGAAATGAGTCATCTGAAGCgtacattgtacaagtCGCACACCgggaggagattgaggtATTGA
- a CDS encoding uncharacterized protein (Compare to YALI0E33847g, similar to uniprot|O59800 Schizosaccharomyces pombe Cell cycle control protein cwf5, similar to Saccharomyces cerevisiae ECM2 (YBR065C); ancestral locus Anc_3.280), with translation MQTTKSDTNKITWEDTEVPAVCTQCLGANPYIRMTKEKYGAECKMCTRPFTVFRWQPERAQKGSSRGKPLKTNVCLTCSRQKNCCQSCSLDLTYGLPLAIRDAALKMEQEGGGGGLSLSSSSNTITKQFIAQNYEEQLKQDQRLLTDNSVTGTGKAQSAAKGLLKQLANAMPYRKELYEKGQKDKRPADSRDSKALTADVTKIASKLPLTGSTTPVPKDASIKSLFFMGVEDDLPEHVIRKHFTETGGTISLLTVVHRAHCGYVVFETRAAAEKAAAAISGGRLVLNGCRLRVAWGKPRNLGSSSDEQWKLGQMIKKYLRSKGGSSNKDGAAGRDEAAPPPPGQGIKYQSQGNIEL, from the coding sequence ATGCAAACGACCAAGTCAGACACCAACAAAATCACGTGGGAGGACACTGAGGTGCCTGCAGTGTGCACCCAGTGTCTTGGTGCCAACCCCTACATTCGAATGACTAAAGAAAAGTACGGTGCCGAGTGCAAAATGTGTACAAGACCTTTCACAGTGTTCCGGTGGCAACCAGAACGTGCACAAAAAGGCTCTTCTCGAGGAAAGCCGCTGAAGACGAACGTTTGTCTTACTTGTTCGCGACAGAAGAACTGTTGCCAGTCGTGTTCTCTCGATCTCACATATGGACTGCCGTTGGCTATTCGAGATGCAGCTTTGAAAATGGAGCAGGAGGGAGGCGGCGGGGGACTCTCTCTGAGCTCATCTTccaacaccatcaccaagcaGTTTATTGCTCAAAACTACGAGGAGCAACTGAAGCAGGATCAACGACTTCTTACGGACAACTCAGTCACTGGTACAGGCAAGGCTCAGAGTGCAGCCAAGGGACTGTTGAAGCAGCTGGCTAACGCCATGCCGTACAGAAAAGAGCTTTATGAAAAGGGCCAGAAGGATAAACGGCCTGCTGACAGCCGCGACAGTAAGGCTCTGACGGCCGATGTCACCAAAATTGCATCCAAGCTTCCTCTGACGGGCAGTACAACACCTGTGCCCAAGGACGCCTCTATCAAGAGCTTGTTTTTCATGGGTGTAGAGGACGATCTTCCAGAGCACGTGATCAGAAAGCATTTCACGGAGACTGGAGGAACCATCTCTTTGTTGACGGTTGTACATCGGGCTCATTGTGGGTATGTGGTGTTTGAgactcgagctgctgcagagaaagctgctgctgccataAGTGGAGGACGACTAGTCCTGAACGGCTGTCGTCTTCGTGTTGCATGGGGTAAGCCTCGAAACCTGGGATCGTCCTCAGACGAGCAGTGGAAGCTCGGCCAGATGATCAAAAAGTATCTTCGAAGTAAGGGCGGAAGTTCTAACAAGGAcggagctgctgggcgAGATGAAGCTGCgccccctcctcctggtcAGGGTATCAAGTACCAGAGTCAGGGCAACATTGAGTTGTAG